A genomic stretch from Candidatus Nitrososphaera gargensis Ga9.2 includes:
- a CDS encoding SemiSWEET family sugar transporter — protein sequence MVFPLLGQVTIDLMISMIGVAAAALTTSSFLPQIVRAYRTKSMGDVSRYLMSMFATGTVLWMVYGIFKEDLVIIGANATATAFNIILLYMKVVYKAKPAKVA from the coding sequence ATGGTTTTTCCCCTGCTTGGACAGGTGACTATAGACTTGATGATATCCATGATAGGCGTGGCGGCAGCAGCACTTACAACATCCAGCTTTTTGCCCCAAATAGTCCGGGCGTACAGGACCAAGAGCATGGGGGATGTCTCGCGGTACCTCATGAGCATGTTTGCGACAGGCACTGTGCTCTGGATGGTCTATGGCATATTCAAGGAGGATCTTGTAATAATCGGGGCAAACGCCACCGCCACAGCGTTTAACATAATTCTGCTTTACATGAAGGTTGTCTACAAGGCCAAGCCTGCCAAAGTGGCCTAG
- a CDS encoding phosphomannose isomerase type II C-terminal cupin domain — MNIYSESRPWGRFEKFHENKPCTVKLIYVNANSRLSLQYHNKRSEFWKVIKGTAMVELNDRNTVLKEGETISIPKQARHRVSALDSECVILEIAYGKFDENDIVRIEDDYNRAAMPAKTRVATA; from the coding sequence ATGAACATTTATTCTGAAAGCAGGCCGTGGGGCAGGTTTGAAAAGTTTCATGAAAACAAGCCCTGCACAGTCAAGCTGATCTATGTCAATGCAAATTCCCGGCTCAGCCTTCAGTACCACAACAAGCGATCCGAGTTCTGGAAGGTGATCAAGGGCACCGCAATGGTCGAGCTGAACGACAGGAACACAGTTCTCAAAGAAGGCGAGACCATTTCTATTCCAAAGCAAGCAAGACACCGCGTTAGCGCGCTTGACAGCGAATGCGTGATACTTGAAATCGCATACGGCAAGTTCGATGAAAACGACATTGTACGCATCGAAGATGACTACAACAGGGCAGCGATGCCAGCCAAGACGCGGGTAGCGACTGCCTAG
- a CDS encoding dihydroorotate dehydrogenase, with product MQLVDTFKASLDPSIFRLYRRYLYSRYKATDELAQAEVVHEKAKERLLKMTDKFRQNASYFDPGDQLAVEIGNYKLKGPVGLAAGFDKNCDVLEPTSYVFGFLNPGSVLKNPRAGNPQRPKSEGTIRIAVDDEREAIINAQGYPHKGLDYTLRNLKKFSEGRRGNAKILLNFSGITDTYTEDAVLDSCKEILTRTAPYVDFGFEENRTSPNTDFNKVLQTPEFTKKMIDLMNAHMPGKVKASKISPYTRLPPSDEETQAKLKSIKVFYENGGQVVTLGNTRPVDTKTAKITKNFARGVAGESGRPLLPYMLKLVQDVHRAFPDLAIIACGGIFSGEDAWKAYESGATLVSLYTVLTFYGFGVVRDIHDTLKKKLGKEETLQSFMEKRDSRVTR from the coding sequence GTGCAACTTGTAGATACCTTCAAGGCAAGTTTGGACCCCTCTATCTTTAGGCTTTATCGCAGGTACCTTTACTCGCGATACAAGGCAACAGACGAGCTTGCGCAGGCAGAAGTGGTGCACGAAAAGGCAAAGGAGCGCCTGCTCAAGATGACGGACAAGTTCCGGCAGAACGCGTCCTATTTTGATCCCGGCGACCAACTGGCAGTTGAAATTGGCAATTACAAACTGAAAGGCCCCGTTGGCCTTGCGGCCGGCTTTGACAAGAACTGCGACGTGTTAGAGCCAACATCGTACGTCTTTGGCTTTCTCAACCCCGGCAGCGTGCTGAAAAACCCACGCGCGGGCAACCCGCAGCGGCCAAAGAGCGAGGGCACCATCAGGATTGCTGTAGACGATGAAAGAGAGGCGATAATAAACGCGCAAGGATATCCGCACAAGGGGCTCGACTACACCCTCAGAAACCTGAAAAAGTTCAGCGAGGGTCGGAGGGGCAACGCCAAGATCCTGCTCAATTTTTCCGGCATAACCGACACCTATACCGAAGACGCGGTGCTCGATTCGTGCAAGGAAATCCTGACAAGGACTGCGCCTTATGTTGATTTTGGCTTTGAAGAAAACAGGACGTCTCCAAACACGGATTTTAACAAAGTGCTGCAGACGCCCGAATTCACGAAAAAGATGATCGATCTGATGAACGCGCATATGCCGGGCAAGGTAAAGGCGTCCAAGATATCGCCATACACCAGGCTGCCGCCATCAGACGAAGAAACACAAGCCAAGCTCAAGTCGATCAAGGTATTTTACGAAAACGGCGGGCAGGTCGTCACGCTAGGCAACACAAGGCCGGTCGATACAAAGACTGCCAAGATCACCAAGAATTTTGCAAGGGGAGTCGCCGGCGAAAGCGGCAGGCCGCTATTGCCGTATATGCTCAAGCTGGTACAGGATGTACACAGGGCATTCCCGGATCTTGCAATCATTGCATGTGGTGGCATCTTCTCCGGCGAAGATGCCTGGAAGGCGTACGAAAGCGGGGCGACGCTGGTCTCGCTCTATACCGTCCTGACCTTCTACGGCTTTGGCGTCGTCAGGGACATACACGACACACTGAAAAAGAAGCTGGGCAAAGAGGAGACATTGCAGAGTTTTATGGAAAAGAGAGACTCTCGCGTCACCCGCTAG